AAGAAAAGAGAATAATTTTTAGCTAATTATCCTATTTTACGCTTAATTATGCCTATTTAATGCGAATATATCTTGATATATGTATTGATCTTTGTTGCTTTTTTGAGTAAGTGAAAACTGATTCAATTCTCTATCGACTGTTTAAAACGTTTCCCGGTGTTTTCTTTGAACTGCTGGGTCAATCTCCAATTGAAGCGGAAGCCTATGAATTTTTATCAGTGGAAGTCAAACAAACGGCTTTTCGGATTGATGGAGCGTTTTTGCCGAAACAACCAGAATTAGACCGTCCGATTCATTTCACTGAATTTCAATTTCAACCTGATCCCGGACTTTATTCCCGTCTCCTCACGGAAATTTTTATGTATCTGGATAAAACGGAAATACTCAACGATTGGCGGGGAACTGTTATCTGGATGAGTCGCCGTCTCGACCCTGGTGTACCGATGCGCTACTGGGAGTTTTTTGATAGTCAACGAGTGCAAGTCATTTACCTAGATGAGTTGAGAGACTTGGCTAATCAGTCAATCGGTTTAGCAACTCTTACGTTGGTACTAGAACCACCAGAACAAGCCAGTGTAAAAGCGCGGATTTTAATTGAGAGGAGTAGACAAGTTATTGATCAACAGGTGAGTAGAAAATTAGTAGAATTAATAGAGACAATCATTGTTTATAAGTTTCCTCAAAAGAGTCAAGCGGAGATTCAGGCAATGTTAGGATTAGGCGATTTGAAACAAACAAGGGTTTACCAAGAAGGCTTGGAAGACGGAGAGCGTAAGGGGCGCGTTGAGGGTAAACTTGAGGGTAAACTTGAGGGTAAATTTGAAGGTAAACTTGAAGGTAAACTTGAAGCAGTACCTCGGTTATTGAAGTTGGGGTTAACTTTAGAGCAGGTAGCAGAAGCACTGGAATTAGACGTTGCAGAAGTTATAAAAGCTGCGCGATAAGCGCTTGCATCTTGCCACAGGCGAGTGAAAATCACTGCTACACAGGCATGAAATGTACCTTCTTCCCTCCGGGAAGGCCGCTACGCGAGTATTGAGAAAGCATAGTGTTTACTAGGTGCATGAGATACATATAAAAACCTCACCCCTCTCCTTAGTAAGCTTGTGTGTACATATTAGCCCCTAGTAGTTTACTTCGACTTTTGTGTACACAGTAGCTCCTAAGACAGATGCAAAGTGACTCAGGTGAGAATAGCCCACAGCATGGGCAACTTCGGCAACAGACAATTTTTGTTCTGCTAACATTTGTTTAGCTTGTTCCATGCGATGATCATGCAGGTAGCCAAAAACTGTAGTCCCAAATATTTGCCGAAAACCCTGCTTCAGTTTTCGTTCATTCACCACCTAGATTAGCAAAATTTAGAGAAGATTTCTCAATATAAACCCAAAAAAATCAGCATTAACTTGGCGATCAGTTCTCCAATAGGGAACGGCAATGGAACGCAGATGTATTACATTTCCTAATGCTGTGAGGGTAAAAAATGCGATCGCTAAACCAGCGCCCCAATATTCGGCAAAAAGATAGGTTTAGTTGCAAATAGTCCTCAACAATGAAATTGACATACTCCCCGACATGAATGACGGGGGCTTTATGTCTCAGGGACTTCCAAGAAATAAATTCTCCAATTGAACCTATCCCTAAAGCAAAAGCTACGCTTTAGCGTAACGTGCGCGAAGCGCATACCACACCAGACACAGAGGACACGGAGGAATAAAAGTTTCAGAGGTTTTTGCGTTAGATGGTTGAGTATTTTTTAATTGGAAGTCCCTCACGAATAGTAAGAGGAGGTGAGGGTGGCGTATTATTCCATTGCCTCAGTTGTCTTTGCATTTAATCTCATAAAATTGTAGTTGTCCGTAGTCAAACGTAGCTATACCCGTCACTACAATGAACCTTAGTAATATCTTTCATTGTTGAAAATTCAACTCTAAAACCATTGATAACAATCTCACATCCGTTTTTTGTGGGAGTTTTAACACGACTTACATACTTTCCAGAAGTTATGTTTTTACGATCTTTGTGCAAAGTAGCCTTAACAAAATCTCCTGTAGAAACATGAGTGAATATTTTTTTAGGCTCAGTGCAAGGAAAACCAAATTTATTGATCCTACAGAATCTTCTGCAACTATGCCCCGTGCTTTTTACTGTTAAAATTTTTGTTGTCAGTATTTTGAGAGTTTCAACTTTTCCTACACAAGCAGCATCAATCCAATGAGTTTTAGGCAATCCTAAACGAGTTCTATTAAACTTAGTTAAACCTCCTGAACCTGTTGTTATAGGTAATCCAGTTTCTTTTAACTTATTAAATAAAGCCCATCTCGTTGAATTTACAGCAGACGCATCTTTTAGTGGACGCTTGGCTTGGGATAAAATTTGCTTCAACAACTCAGGCTTTTTTGCTAAAAACTTCTCAATATCTTGAGTACCTTTTTTGATATTGCATTTCTCACAAGCTAGACACAAATTAGAAATTCTATTAGTTCCTCCTTTGGCTTTTGGTTTAATATGCTCAACTTGTAAAGGGACATTTTCCGCAGTACAGTATGCACATTTTCTATTCCATTTATTCAAAAGATATTCACGGACTTCATACCCTTGTAACTCTCCCTGTTGATACTCAAAGCCTGATATCTCCGGGTTTTCTAGCTGCTGTAGGTCAAACCTAGCAAGCTCTTGAACTATGTCAGTTATTGGGGCAAAATTACATAATCTTTTAACCCAAGTGTTAATAGTTAAAACTCTATGGCTTAAAGAAGGTGCTAACCAACCTTGAGGTTTAGTGCGGTTAAGAAATCTAGCTTGACGATAACGAGTATGTCTAGAACGTCTTCCTCGCCTTACTCCTTTTCGAGTTTCTAGGCTTTCTTTAATAGCTAAACCTCTGTGTTGTAATTCCATACCCCAGATGACTTTATTATTTTGAACTAACGCAAAACCTGTAGTTTTACTCCCTGGATCTATTTTTAATTCAATCGGTTGAGTTGGAACTTCAGATTTAGGTTCTTTCAAAATTATGGTAAATGGAAATCTTCTAAATACAGCAGCTTTTTGTTGATTTAATAAAAAACGTGCATCTCCTGGATGAATTGGAGTAAGTGGTTTTTTGTTGGTATCAAGAACTAGAACAAAATTAGACATTTAAATTTCACCTTTTCAGGGTAATGTTTGCTTCAACCTTGTTATCTGAGCTTGTTATGCTAAATACACTATCCTTGCGGATTGTTTAATAAGTAGCAACATGGCAGGGGACTAGCGAATCCCAAGGTGTTATGACCTAGATAACGTTTACTCATGTTTTGAGTGGTTTGGTTCACATAAACTACAGATTACTCCGTTTATTTATGCTCTCTTCTGCTTATCCAACTTCAGCATTAACACACCCAAAGGAGGCAGACATAAATCTAGGGAATAAGGACGACTGTGCAATGACCAGTTATCCGTCCATTTACCACCTAAATTGCCCATATTACTGCCGCCATAGGGACGGGCATCACTATTAAACAACTCGGTATAAAATCCTTCTTGCGGTACACCAATGCGGTAGTGAGAATGGGGTTGGGGTGTGAAGTTGCAAACCACGATGACGAAATCATCAGAATCTTTGTCATAACGGACAAAAGAAACTACACTATGGCGGTTGTCGCTACAATCAATCCACTCAAAACCATCCTGGGCAAAATCTTGGGTATATAAAGCTGGTTCAGAACGGTAAAGATGGTTGATGTCTTGGAAAAACTGCTTTAATTGTTGGTGGTCTTCATACTGTAATAATTGCCACTCCAAGTCAGCCCAGACATTCCACTCACTCCATTGTCCAAACTCCATGCTCATAAACATGGTTTTCTTTCCTGGGTGAGCGAACATATAGCTAAATAAACAACGCACATTCGCTAACTTCTGCCATGTATCACCGGGCATTTTGCCAATGATATTGCTCTTACCATGTACCACTTCATCATGGGACAAAGCCAGCATGAAGTTTTCACTGTGGTTGTACCACATACTAAAGGTAATATTATTTTGATGGAACTGGCGGAACCACGGGTCCATGCTGAAATAGTCCAGCATATCGTGCATCCAGCCCATATTCCACTTTAAGTTAAAACCTAATCCGCCTGTGTAGGTAGGCCAAGATACCATAGGCCAGGAAGTGGATTCTTCCGCAATTGAGAGAACACCAGGAAAATAACTGAACAGAAGGTGATTTACCTGACGCAGAAAATCTGCTGCTTCTAAGTTTTCTCTGCCACCATATTGGTTAGTTACCCATTCTCCTGGTTCACGGCAATAGTCAAGGTACAGCATCGAAGCGACAGCATCAACCCGAATTCCATCAATATGGTATTTGTCAAACCAGAAGAGGGCATTTGCTACTAAGAAATTTCTAACTTCGTGACGATTGTAGTTGAAAACTAGAGTACCCCATTCCTTATGTTCGCCTTTGCGGGGGTCGGAGTGTTCATAAAGGTGACTACCATCGAAGAAGGCTAAACCATGACCATCTTTAGGAAAGTGACCGGGAACCCAATCGACAATTACGCCTATATCATTTTGGTGACATTTGTCAACAAAATACATGAAATCTTCAGCGCTGCCAAACCGGGAAGTAGGGGCATAGTACCCAGTTACTTGATAACCCCAAGAACCATCAAAGGGATGTTCGGCAATAGGTAGCAGTTCTAAATGGGTGTATCCCAATTCTTTGACATAGGGAATCAGTCGGTCTGCTAGTTCTCTGTAGGTCAGGAAACGTGCGCCTGGTTTGAGTTCGGAAACTACAACTACAGGTTCTGTCTCGCCATTGGGTAATTTAGCGGGTTCTGAACTAGATGCGTGTAACCAAGAGCCTAAATGTACTTCGTAGACTGAAATCGGTTGGGTGAGGGGGTCAGTGTGACGACGTTTTTCCATCCAGTTTTCGTCAGACCAAGTGTAAGCACTTAAATCAGTGACAATGGATGCCGTTTTCGGACGGGGTTCTTGCTGGAAACCGTAGGGATCGGTTTTTTCGTAAATATGTCCTTCAAAATTTTTAATTTCATATTTGTAATGCTCTCCCACGCCGATTTCGGGTATGAATAATTCCCAAACCCCTGTAGAACCTTTTCGCATCTGGTGTTTACGTCCGTCCCAGAGGTTGAAATCTCCTAGCAGGGAAACGTTACGAGCATTGGGGGCCCAAACGGCAAAATAAACGCCTTTCACACCCTTGATTTCTGTGGGATGCGCTCCCATTTTCTCGTATATCCGGTGATGATTGCCTTCGGAAAACAGATGTAAGTCAAAGTCTGTCAAATTGGGAGAACGGAAGGCGTAGGGGTCATAAGTGACACGCTCATGTTCGCCTTCTTTAATCCGTAATTGGTAGTTTGTCAGTTCTGCTACTTCAATTAGGCATTCAAAAAAATGCGGATCATGTACTGCCTGCATTGGGTATTCCTGACGTTGTTCAGGCAGAACTACCCATGCGGCACTGGCATTTGGTAGGTAGGCTCGCACAGCCCAGACTTTTTTGCCATTTTGTTCTATGTAATGAGAACCTAGTATTTCAAAGGGGTCGTGGTGCTGATTCCCTACTATACGGTTAACCTGTTCTGGGACAATTGTGGTCATGGACATGAAGCTACCTACATCTAAATAAAGTAATTGAATGATATACAGCGATCGCTGACTCTATGGAGTACAGCCTGGTTTTGCTCAGAAAAACCTAAATTTATGGTTTTAAATATATTGGTTACATTTATTTGTCATTTTGTCGCCACCGTTATCGTACATCACAATGGGGCATCAATCTTTTCAGGATGATCTGTTGATGGTCAAATATGCACATAAAAGTAACTTTGTCAAATATCTAAAAAAGGAAAAATTTGCAGTAAGGCTTTACGTAACTGGATGAGGAAAACAGTTTGCCGTAAACCGGCACTCAGTTTAGGTGGAGGACTGACTTGTAGCTGTTCTTGTAGTTCTGCGTATTCGGCAGCATTTAGAGGTTTGCCATCAATAGGCGATCGCGCGTCTATAATAATTTCTGTCCTCAGTATTTCTTCTGGTATATCTTCTGGCGGTGGTAATGCAACTACAGATGTCCCCCAATAGCTAGTTAACCACAGCAGAATGCTCGTGCTAACAATTAAAACCCAAAATCCTATTTTCTGGTTCTTCCTCATTTTCCCACTCCCCACACTCCCCACACTCCCTCACCTCACAATCCCGGCGGTAATGGTTCATTACACAATTGATGGATTTGGACAATGCGTTCAAATAACCAAGGATATCCTTGACGATACTGGGGAATGAGTGCTAAAGGACTCAGTAAGGCAGCTGCGCTAATGTCTGCCACACTTAACCTATTTCCTACTAAGTAATCATTTCTTTGCCAGCGAATAGATAACTCTGAAAACGCAGTGACCAGTCTATTTTTAGCTAATTCTACACTAGCCTGGTTGATGCCATATTGTTGGCGCACTACTGAGATTACGGTCTGACTAAGTAGTGAAGGGTCTATTTGCTTACCTTCCCCTGCGCGAAACTGATAATATACAAATCTCGTGGCTGTACCGATGCTTTCATCTAACCAATCTTCTAGCATCCAGGCTTCTGCCTGCTGTTCATGGTCAGGTAAGAATAACGGTGGTTCTGTTTGGTAAGTTTCCAGAAATTTTAAAATTGCGGTAGAATCAGCGATCGCATCCGGTTGACCTACAACTTGCGGTAACAAGACAGGCAGAGTCTTCAAACCCGTCAGGGGCTTAACTCGCAGGATATGCAAGCCAGGAGTCAGATTTTCACTCTTATAATTAATTTGCTTATAGCCCAGCCCTAGACGGGCTTTGCGACAATAATGAGATGTACTAAATTGCAGTAGCAACATAAAACTACTTTTTCCCACAATAAGGATAAATTTTATACGCTTAACTGCGAGATCTTCAAAGGAACTATCTTGATTGAACAATCATAGCAGTAGTAGGACTTACGCAAGATTATGAAATAAACAACCACAGAAGCCGCAGATAACACGGTGGAATGAGAGTTTCAGGAATTCCTGCGTAAGTCCTCAAAAGAACACTTGGTTGGAAATGTAAGCATATTTACCAGTGTCCTTGCTCTGCCGCCTTAATGAGAGGTTTTACTCCACTTAACAAGAAGATGCTGTATGCTCGCCCAAAAGGAAACAAACTGATTTCCGGAGGAAATTACACCATGAATCACCTTTTTTGGGCGGGATGGCTCCCATGAAAATTTATGGAGTGGTCTCAGGTACAGGGGTAGGAGCAGGGGTAGCACCGTCAGTTGGCTCACTAGGAGCTGCAGGTGAAGCTGCAGGTGGAGCTTCACTAGGCTCTGGAGCAGGCTCACAGGCTCCTAAAACCGTAGCCAGCCCTAACATTAGAACAAAACCAAAGACTTTTGTTTTCATAATCAACTCCTCTTTCACCAAATAATAGCGAGAAAAAAAATTCGCCTGTTGAATAAGATAACCTATTTGTCCCTAATTTTTGAAATGCCTTGTACTGAGATTTTCAAGAGCAAGACTTTAGGTTGATTTTTGGGAGTTTAGTTATTATGCAGTAGACTGATTAATCTCTCTGGCTGAGGAATACAGTCACCGGATAGCCGAATGTATATTAATAAATTTGGTAGACAACCAAGACATCACATGAAAAATTATTTATTTTCCTAGGGTCTTGCCGTTTGCTGCCTTGTGTTGCCATACTTTAAATGCCATATTGCAGCTTACTGATTATAACTATTACAATACGCAGCTAATGCCATCATTAGTCTAGTTACCTATCAGAACAGTTAAAAAAGTGTAATGTTTTTGGTGTAATGTTGACGCAGAACACGATTCTCACCTTAGCCAAAACAGGCAAACGTTCTAAAACCCAGTATTTTAAACCTAAAAATATTTATGGCTGTTGTTCGTAAATCAGCTGTTTCCACAACAGGTAATTGGTTCCGAAGAAATTCTACCCCATCGAATGGGAAGCGGCGCTCTATGCCCCTAGGATCAACCGTTGGCAGTGCATCCACATTTGCAGATGAACCTTTGCCAGTATCCTCAAAAAGACACCGACGTTCTTCAAAGAAATTATCTGTCTCTGCCACTAACGCATTGCCAGAGGTGGCTAAACAACCAGTACCCCAGCATAAAAGTCAGTCAAACATAACAACCCAGAAAAATCTGAAGCCAACCGAAGGTAGTCTACCTGTGATGCCTACTTCTGGGGCAGCACCTTTTTGGTTACTGCGGTTGTATACTTCACATCGTTATTCCTCAGTTGTGACGTTTTTATTGGTGTCAGCAACTCTATTTGTTTATGGTTGGACAGTATATTCTCAAGAACTGTGGAGTCAGGGATATAACAGGCTGCAAAACCTGCAACTTCAGGAACGGCAGTTAACCACAACCAACGCCACCCTCAAGAACAAAATGGCTGAGGAAGCGGAACAGGAAACAGCAGGGCTAGTGTCACCAACACCAGCAAGGACAATTTTTTTGCCTACAGCATCTCCATCTTATAGTTCTCAAGCCACACCCACCAGTACACCACCGAATTTGGAAACGCAGCAAAACACCCCCTCGCCACTAGGATATTAACGTGAGTTCGACGTAACCTAACCCCCCTTGAGAAGGGGGGAAATTTTCTGAAAATCCCCCTTTTTAAGGGGGATTTAGGGGGATAATATCACTTGTGTGTACACAGTAGCCTTGTAGGGGAGAGGAATGGAAGCGGGGTCATATCCAGCTTATCGAACTCATGTGATATTAGAACAGTGAACAGTTATCGAAGCTTGAGTTATGGCGATTATTCCCTGTTGAGTCATGTACATACCTTTGTAGGGGGAATTCATCAATTGTCCCCTACCGCAGTATCTCAGCCTACTCAGAAATGCTAGGAGGATTTAACTGATAACTGATAACTGATAACTGATAACTGAGCAGGTCAATGCAGAAATCACCGAGTAAATTAAAATTGGGAAATTTTCGGAATCCAGGACTTAGAAAGGGAAGGAAGCCTTCTAGTTTAGGGTTTATGCAGAAGTTTAGGTTTACCTCTAATACTCAAGACCAGATACCAAATACGAGATCACGATTATTTGTGGTCTGGGGCATATTAATGACCGCAGGCTTGGGGTTGGCTATTAATTTGTATCAGTTGCAGATTATCCAAGGAGCAAAGCTAACGCAGAAGGCGCGCAACCAGCAAATGGTGAAATTACGCCCTTTCGTTCCTCGTCGTCTAGTGGTAGATCGCAGTAACAATGTATTAGCGGTTGACCGTCCTGTATATACCTTGTATGTCCATCCTAAGCTGTTTAATCGGTCTAATCAACAAATGGCAGAACGGCTGGCTCCCATACTGGACAAAACCCCTGCTGAGTTGGTGAAAACTTTTGAAAGCCAAAAGAGTGGAATTACTCTTGCTTCTGCCCTACCGGAAGTAAATGCTGGCCGTGTGAGATCATTGCGCTTAAATGGCTTGGAATTGATTCAAAAATATTCCCGATATTACCCGCAAAAGAATGTGGTTGCAGACGTTGTGGGCTACGTAAATATTGACCGTCGTGGTCAGGCTGGTGTGGAATACAGTCAAGAGAAGTTATTAGAACGTACCGTGCAGACAGTGGAGCTGAGTCGGTCGGGTAATGGGAGACTGTTGCCAAATCATGCACCGGAAGGATTTTTAAATTTTGATGACCTGCGACTGCAACTAACTATTGATAGCCGTTTGCAAAGGGTCGCCCGGACTGCTCTACAAGCACAGATGGAGAAGTTTCAGGCTAAACGTGGGGCGGTAATTGTCATGGATGCCTCAAATGGTTCTTTACTAGCTCTGACTTCTTATCCTACCTATAACCCCAATGAATACTCTAAAGCTGATATTTCCCTGTTTAAAAACTGGACAGTGGCTGATCTTTATGAGCCGGGATCGACTTTCAAGCCGTTGAATGTGGCGATCGCTCTGGAAAATGGTGCCATTAAAGCAGATGATTTGTTTAATGACCCCGGTTCTATTCAGATAGGTGAACACACCATCAGAAATGCCGGTCTCAATAGTCATGGACTCATCAATATTGCCAAAATCCTGCAAACTTCTAGCAATATTGGCATGGTACGAATCATTCAACGTATGCAACCAACAGTCTATTACAACTGGCTGGAACGCTTGGGACTAGGGCAAAATGTAGAGACAGATTTACCCTTTGAAGTTAGTGGACAGCTCAAAGCTCAAAAAGAGTTTCTCGGTTCGCCCATTGAAGCAGCAACTACATCCTTTGGCCAAGGCTTTTCTGTGACACCG
The window above is part of the Nodularia spumigena CCY9414 genome. Proteins encoded here:
- a CDS encoding Rpn family recombination-promoting nuclease/putative transposase, producing MKTDSILYRLFKTFPGVFFELLGQSPIEAEAYEFLSVEVKQTAFRIDGAFLPKQPELDRPIHFTEFQFQPDPGLYSRLLTEIFMYLDKTEILNDWRGTVIWMSRRLDPGVPMRYWEFFDSQRVQVIYLDELRDLANQSIGLATLTLVLEPPEQASVKARILIERSRQVIDQQVSRKLVELIETIIVYKFPQKSQAEIQAMLGLGDLKQTRVYQEGLEDGERKGRVEGKLEGKLEGKFEGKLEGKLEAVPRLLKLGLTLEQVAEALELDVAEVIKAAR
- a CDS encoding helix-turn-helix transcriptional regulator, with product MNERKLKQGFRQIFGTTVFGYLHDHRMEQAKQMLAEQKLSVAEVAHAVGYSHLSHFASVLGATVYTKVEVNY
- the iscB gene encoding RNA-guided endonuclease IscB, producing MSNFVLVLDTNKKPLTPIHPGDARFLLNQQKAAVFRRFPFTIILKEPKSEVPTQPIELKIDPGSKTTGFALVQNNKVIWGMELQHRGLAIKESLETRKGVRRGRRSRHTRYRQARFLNRTKPQGWLAPSLSHRVLTINTWVKRLCNFAPITDIVQELARFDLQQLENPEISGFEYQQGELQGYEVREYLLNKWNRKCAYCTAENVPLQVEHIKPKAKGGTNRISNLCLACEKCNIKKGTQDIEKFLAKKPELLKQILSQAKRPLKDASAVNSTRWALFNKLKETGLPITTGSGGLTKFNRTRLGLPKTHWIDAACVGKVETLKILTTKILTVKSTGHSCRRFCRINKFGFPCTEPKKIFTHVSTGDFVKATLHKDRKNITSGKYVSRVKTPTKNGCEIVINGFRVEFSTMKDITKVHCSDGYSYV
- the glgB gene encoding 1,4-alpha-glucan branching enzyme — protein: MSMTTIVPEQVNRIVGNQHHDPFEILGSHYIEQNGKKVWAVRAYLPNASAAWVVLPEQRQEYPMQAVHDPHFFECLIEVAELTNYQLRIKEGEHERVTYDPYAFRSPNLTDFDLHLFSEGNHHRIYEKMGAHPTEIKGVKGVYFAVWAPNARNVSLLGDFNLWDGRKHQMRKGSTGVWELFIPEIGVGEHYKYEIKNFEGHIYEKTDPYGFQQEPRPKTASIVTDLSAYTWSDENWMEKRRHTDPLTQPISVYEVHLGSWLHASSSEPAKLPNGETEPVVVVSELKPGARFLTYRELADRLIPYVKELGYTHLELLPIAEHPFDGSWGYQVTGYYAPTSRFGSAEDFMYFVDKCHQNDIGVIVDWVPGHFPKDGHGLAFFDGSHLYEHSDPRKGEHKEWGTLVFNYNRHEVRNFLVANALFWFDKYHIDGIRVDAVASMLYLDYCREPGEWVTNQYGGRENLEAADFLRQVNHLLFSYFPGVLSIAEESTSWPMVSWPTYTGGLGFNLKWNMGWMHDMLDYFSMDPWFRQFHQNNITFSMWYNHSENFMLALSHDEVVHGKSNIIGKMPGDTWQKLANVRCLFSYMFAHPGKKTMFMSMEFGQWSEWNVWADLEWQLLQYEDHQQLKQFFQDINHLYRSEPALYTQDFAQDGFEWIDCSDNRHSVVSFVRYDKDSDDFVIVVCNFTPQPHSHYRIGVPQEGFYTELFNSDARPYGGSNMGNLGGKWTDNWSLHSRPYSLDLCLPPLGVLMLKLDKQKRA
- a CDS encoding glutathione S-transferase family protein; translation: MLLLQFSTSHYCRKARLGLGYKQINYKSENLTPGLHILRVKPLTGLKTLPVLLPQVVGQPDAIADSTAILKFLETYQTEPPLFLPDHEQQAEAWMLEDWLDESIGTATRFVYYQFRAGEGKQIDPSLLSQTVISVVRQQYGINQASVELAKNRLVTAFSELSIRWQRNDYLVGNRLSVADISAAALLSPLALIPQYRQGYPWLFERIVQIHQLCNEPLPPGL
- a CDS encoding peptidoglycan D,D-transpeptidase FtsI family protein, with product MQKSPSKLKLGNFRNPGLRKGRKPSSLGFMQKFRFTSNTQDQIPNTRSRLFVVWGILMTAGLGLAINLYQLQIIQGAKLTQKARNQQMVKLRPFVPRRLVVDRSNNVLAVDRPVYTLYVHPKLFNRSNQQMAERLAPILDKTPAELVKTFESQKSGITLASALPEVNAGRVRSLRLNGLELIQKYSRYYPQKNVVADVVGYVNIDRRGQAGVEYSQEKLLERTVQTVELSRSGNGRLLPNHAPEGFLNFDDLRLQLTIDSRLQRVARTALQAQMEKFQAKRGAVIVMDASNGSLLALTSYPTYNPNEYSKADISLFKNWTVADLYEPGSTFKPLNVAIALENGAIKADDLFNDPGSIQIGEHTIRNAGLNSHGLINIAKILQTSSNIGMVRIIQRMQPTVYYNWLERLGLGQNVETDLPFEVSGQLKAQKEFLGSPIEAATTSFGQGFSVTPLQLVQMHGALANGGKLVTPHVVQGLVDTKGQMHYSPNLPKPRQIFSPATAQTVVEMMETVVSEGTGEPAQIPGYRIAGKTGTSQKASPNGGYIPNARITSFVGILPVESPRYVVFAVADEPKGADAYGSTVAAPIVKAVMEALIPIERIGPSQETKTDSQVKQ